tgataaaatcaacGTGCGCTGTCTTGGAGAATATTCTGAATTCATGTGATGGAATTCCTAACGAACACCTTTTGGGAGTCATATCTGTTTTGTTCAAGAAGCTTGGTACATGGAATTGTTGTTCTTCTGCCATTTTAGCACaattatatttcttgattttacaCATAATTCTGTTGCTTGCTTCAAACTATTTTATGGTATCCAAATCTCTATCCTGGACAAATTTTTAAACTAGCATAACTTTAGAGGCCATATTGCCagctaaattttaaaagaatagcGAACTTTTATAGTTCTCCGAACAAAATGCAATGTTTTCGCACACATGTTTAATATTGTGTCTGTCATTGTCTCAGAATTATATGTTTACTTGCATTGTTTCTATGCATGATTATGTTTAATCTAATAAATGGGTAGAGCTCCTGCTCATCAACTTTGCTTTTATATTGCAGGAGATGTATCGCATATCTTCATGAAGAACATCATACTTAAGCTTGCAGACTTGATGAATGATGTTGGTCGTGATAAACCAGACACAAATCATGTAAGTGCTCATGGATGTTCTTGCAACTGTCCCAATGTTGATGGAGCGGTGGTGTCAAGTGacctcttaaatttttatttcatcttcttttgCTTGTACTATTTCTTCAGCCAGTGACAAATTTTTGGGGCTGTCAATCTGCCAATTTTGATCCATGGTTGAACTGATTTTATGTTAGCATTAATGGTACAATGTTATTTCTTTTTGGCCCTTAGTTATGGGTGTGAAGCTATGCAAAAGCTATATTCACCTTTTGAGCAGTCCTAAGAAACCAATATCTTTTGAGCTGTCAATTTGCCTAGTGCCTGTTAGATCTCTCTAAGAGATTTGACACGAGCATTGTACATTCAAGTCGTATCTCATGAGATGTTTCCTAGGAAATGTAACAAGATCATCATTTCTGTATATCTTTTGTTGTTGTAAACTCACTCCTCAATTCAGATATGCACGTTTCTTTTTAGTTGATAGTGtataatttctttaaatgaCATCTACTGAATTGATTGCTGCCCTTTTTGTTGCAATTCCAGCTTCAAAATTGCATGGGATCTGCAGTGGTTGCCATTGGTCCGGAGAAGATGCTTATGCTCCTACCTATCTCTATCGATCTTGACAATTTTACATGTTCAAATATCTGGTTGGTACCCATATTGAAAGACCATGTTGTTGGAGCTTCGCTAGGGTATTATATGGAGCACATCGTGCCTCTTGCAAAATCCTTTAAGCAAGCTGGTCAGAAAGGTATGCCCTAAAAGCTTTAAGTAAATGAAAAGTTTGTCCATTCTGGCTAATTTTATAATGATGAACTCTAATGGGTGGCAGAAGTTAGGCAGTTTCAAATGATCATATTGCCCTTATTTATGATGTAGAGCTCTTGGTTTGATGATGAAGATTTGTGTTACTGGACCTTTGTGTTTTGCTGAACCTAAACTGATGCCTGCAGTCTGCAATAGAAACTATCCAGATTGATACATTAACTAGTCAGTGGTCACACAACTATAGCTGACAACTGTTTGATTTACTGATCACCTGTGGGGCTGTACTAGCTCATAACCATTCTTTAATTGTAATGCAACCGAGAGTTGTTCTTTTATCTATCATAGCTTCATCTTCATGATTTTCATTCAACAACAATTTGTTATCCTGTGAACATTTCAACTtctggaatatatatatttttaattattattccccTTTCCCCTTTTTTTGTCCAGTTAGAAAATCTGTAATTGGTCAAGATCTGCAGGCTCATGCTCATGGCCTCTGGGGACTGCTTCCTGCCTTTTGTCGCTATCCTGTTGATACTCACAAAAAGTTTGGAGCTTTGGCTGAACTTATGATTACTTCTCTTAAGAAGTACTCCTTCATGCATCAGAATATTGCTGTTGCCTTACAGGTGCCTCTCTTTTCCCTTTATAGGTTCAAAGagctaattattttctttcttcttttggtttggttttttttattgggatgcattatttaattgtttttattttcttttatatttgatttttttatatttatttctttggtTTTGCATAGGTTCTTGTGAATCAAAACAGAAGTGTGATGTTGTCTAAATGTGATGGTGGTGCCTCAAATGACAATGCAGTAAAAGATTCTGTTTTAGAGTGCCAAAATGTAGCCACTTATTCCAAAAAAACTGCAACCAAAAACATCAAAGCTCTGGCATCATGTTCTTCAAAGTTGCTTCATGCTCTAGCTGACTTATTTGTTGATTCACAGTCGGGGAAGCCCTCATATATAAAGGTTTCTTCCATATATAGTTTTTCTCCATCTTAATTTTTGTTCTAACATGTTTGATAGATGTATTCTTGCTGTATTTTCTCTAAGTTGAAAGTTTATTTCTTGGGATACAGAATTGACTTGACATTGATATCATGCTCCCCGTTTTCCTACTGTGCATTTTTTTCACTGTAGTTTACGAATTATCTCTGTTTCCTTTTTTCTATAGCATCTGTTTTTTGGCTTTCATCTTCTCTATAAATAGTGTTGGGTTGGGTGATGCCTATACAAAGTGCATGAATCCTAGCAATTTACCAATTGGATTTGGATTGGCTTACCTGGCTTTATGACCTGCCATGGTCACTACTGCCCCTGATTTAAGGTGGAGTGGTTCGATATTCATTTTGCTTGAGCAGTTTAAGTAAGTGTTGCTGCTCTTGTAAGTTATTTGGAGCTACTGGCATGGTTTTCTTGTCATACTAGCTAAAGATTGTACAGATATAAATCATTGTTGTATCTATAAACTTGAAGCTTACACCTCATAGACTGTAACCTTCTTTGAAAGTTTCTGGGCTCATATGATTCAGTCCCTAGGTAAGTAGGATAGCTTTTGACATATTCTGTAATCTCTGCATCTCTCTAAGTTGGTAACATTGAGTTTAGCCTTTTCAGTAATGTTTCTTAGTtgtgaaattataattatgctATTGTATACGCATGCCATTACCTTTTTGATACCAGTCAATGTCATGAGATATCACATATTGACTGATGGTATTTTCTCAGGATGCTATTGCATGCTTGGCTTCTATCAGCAATTCTTCTGTCACCCAGAAAGTTTTCATGTCACTGCTTAAGAGGTTTCGGTTTGTAACTGGTGAAGGTGAGTTTCAACAGCCCAAGAGTGACGGTGATGAATTGATTGAGGAAGAAGCACGCAGCTTGAATGTACAAGAGAAAGATGTACATAGGTAAACTGGAAAGTTAATGTCCTGCTTTAATACCAAACCAACCCACAACATCTAACACTATCTCatgaaaaagatttaaaaaaaagaaacgaaaagaaGAAATTGTGTTAAGGATGTGAAAGGAATTAatgaactgggttctccttgtCTTCTCCAAATTGCTATATGTTTCTTATTTGCCTGCCTCGAAAATGTATCTTATGTTTTTGGTCTTCTCCCTGACTCCCCTGAAATCTTGAAAATTGACGAGTCCAGTAAATCTACAGGTGTGTGATGATGGAGCTTGCATCTTCTCTCGTTGTTGGAGCCAAAACAGATTTCATTGATCTGATATATAACTTTGTTGTCTTCATCTTTCAGGTGACTTTTTCAACTTGAACATCTGACAACCTTCATGTACTTTTTTGTTTGTGGCCAAATAATTCTGGtctaaaaattcttttatgaaTCTTTGACATTCAGGCTACTGATGTAACTGGTCATTGTGAAGCATACCACACCCTGAGCAGAATTTTACAGGTTTGGATTCGCTTCTTGGCACACTTCAATTATCATCTACAGAAGCTACTGCTTTGCAGACTTagtagcttttcttttttattttctggtgCAGGAACACACATGGTTTTGTTCTTCTCGGTTTGTGGAGCTGATTGACTTATTACTTGGCCTGAAATCTCCTGATGATGTTGCAACTCTTAAAAATCGATTTGCTTGTTTCCATATCCTCATAGTTCATGCATTAGAGGTCAAGATCTCTGTTCCTActtgtcttcttttagtttgtcatatcttcttctatttttatctCTGTATTTccaaatcttatatttttttctctgtaaCTGGCATTATTGAATATCTCAACTCCCAAAAATTGAGCTCATTTAGAAAAGggaatgaaatttaattatgaagTGGCATGTGATTAATATCCTCTCAATGATCTCAATTTTTGAGATACATAAATTGATAGATGAAATGATACTTCATGCGCTGCttgtttgcttttcttttcttttcttttcattaatataaattacaacataataatTCGAGATAAAATCCTCAAGTCATCATTTTCTTGTCAGGGCAGGATGAAAGAAGAGTTAAAAAGTCAATGTCTTGACTGTATAAGGAAGAGAAATAGTTTTACTAATTGATGGTGTTAAACACTTGAATGCCTACATTTTGAACTATGTTTCTTGAGGACCTTTGCTTGTTTCATGTAAGCCATGAaaattttttctttggaaaataGCAATTGTAATtggaaaaaacaatacaaagcAGAATCACAAGATGAATGTAAGTAAATTAGAAGGCACTGACAATTTATGTTTCTAGCTGAAGAGCCTACATTTGAGAAGAGTTAAAAGTCAATGTCTTGACTGGATAAGGAAGAGAAATATTTTACTAATTGTTGGTGTTAAACACTTGAATGCTTGCATTGTGAACCATGTTTCTTGGGGACCCTTGCATGTTACATGTTAGCCATGAAagttttttctttggaaaataGCAatagaaattggaaaaaataatacaaagcaGAAATCACAAGATGAATGTAAGTAAATAAGAAGACACTGACAATTTATGTTTCTAGCTGAAGTGCCTACATTTGTGGAGGGTGTCCATTCACTATCCACTGAAGCAAGGGATTGCAATGTCCCAACCTCTCATTTTTCACCTCCAACCCCTATTTTTCTTGCTTCACTGTCTTTCTTCCACACAGTGAAGAGCACCTGATGGGAAAGTGTCCATTATTAGTACTATTTAGATTGAATACAAGACgccttaattattaaatttatttgtatgcCTAAATTTATGTCTCAAACAAATTATTGAGAAAAGATGATTGAGAATTTCTAGAATTTGGCCTGAAGATTCTATACTATCATGCATTAGTGGCTGCTTTAAATCTAGTGTGCATGATCTTGTGAAgtcctgtttttttttacctttttctccttttgtagtttctcttattatatttatatcatgGACACTGGCAACTTTGGTTTGTTTAGCTAATTCACTTTCTTTGGAGGAGGCAGATGTGATAGTCATCCCACATAAATTAAATGGAATCTGAAATtccattaatttctttaatatgCCTTTTGCAGATGAACTCAGAGGAGAAAAATACAAAGGCTTTTCTTATGCTCAATGAGATCATAGTCATCTTGAAGGATGTACGtgctttgcttcttcttttttattgttttgtagtCCTGATTTCCATTTTTGAGTTAGGAATCAGAGGTAAATGAACTCTTGTGCTACTTTATCTGCTCCGTGTGTGTTATTAGCTTGCCAAAGCTTGTTAagagaatctctctctctctgctcttGATATATTTCATGTCTCATTCTTTTGTACAAGTAAACATGGTTAATGTGTCAAACAAAAGATGCACGTGTAGGTTAAGACATTGATTTATAGTTTTCTCGCTCTGTTTTCTTTATGTTAGTTTAAAATTCTTGGATGGATAAGTTTGCTAATGAACTTTACAtaacataaaattaactaaCTATATATTGCACTACTTACCGCTGTTATTGGTTTATTGtcattgaaaaaacaactaGGTTATGTTTTGTGCTAGATTTTAAATTGGCATCCATttcttgttaaataaaattcaagaagtGGTTTTTTTCCCCCCTTGTTATTCTATACTATTGCCATTGTATCAACACGTTTGATATTCAGCATGAATTATCAAAGTTAGGACACTTGTGGTTGAGAGCTAACTGCATGCATCTATTCTGTAacatgtaggcaagggaagaaGCTAGGAAAGTGGCTTACGATACACTCCTTTTTATAAGTTCCTCCTTGCGCAACTCATCTTGTGCCACTTCCAGAGAAGCTTATCAAAGACTGATCAGCATGGTTAGTGTGTCACCTGTTCTGCTTTAGTATTGTTAACGTGAAGCTTCATTTGTTGAAGGCTTTTGAATATGCTTACCATCGCTTTAGTTCATTGTTTTTCCCAGCATGAATGGCTAATATCCTGGCTGTCTATCCCTCTGCCTCCAGTTGTTTGTCTATGTTAGAAAGTCAACCTTTTAAGTGAACATTATCAATGAATTCAGGTGATCAATGTGATGCCATCATTACCACTGCAATTAAAAATGATAGTTTTGGGTGTTTAGATAACTTGTTTGCCTTCTAGATTTGTGGTGTACAACTTCCTTAGGTTCTGTATGTGGACTTCAAATTAGACAAATATTTTGGGATCCAATAAAGGGTAGATGGACGAATTACTTTGCAGGCAGGGAGTACCttatttagaaattttagaTTGTACATTGAGTTGTTGCTGATATGCTAGTTTTCAGTGGTCTTTTGGTTGTGGTCCAATGatgaaaaatcttgaatttgacCATTGTCATGTTGCCATTAATAACTTAACAAGTGTCATAGCTGCTCTCTGATGAAGTCATACACTGCTCAGATAACAGGCTATCTCTCTGGTTCGTCTCCCTACATAACAAGTGGAGCAGTATCTGCACTGTCTGTACTAGTATATAATGATACAGAAATCTGTCTTAAAGTGCCCGATCTTGTTCCCTCTCTCTTATCATTGCTGCAAAACAAAGCTCTGGAAGTCATAAAAGTAAGTATTTGCTAGCTCTCTATccagattgttattaatttatttagatttcaaCAGTGTCGAAATAATTAGTAAATATTAAACAGGCTGTTTTGGGCTTCACAAAAGTATTAGTATCTTGCTTGCAAGCAAAAGACCTGCAGAATTTCCTATCTGACATCATCATTGGAGTTCTTCCCTGGTCATCTGTCTCTAGAAACCATTTCAGATCAAAGGCATGTAGCTCTGGCATTATGCTCTTATTGGTCTTCTTTGACATTCCAAATAATTACATGTTTACGTGACTTTGTTTATTGATTGTCTGTTCTGAAAGGTCCTCTTACATATATGATATATGAGTTTCCACAGGTTACAGTCATACTGGAGATTATGATACGGAAGTGTGGTTCTTCTGCAGTTGAGTTAGATATCCCAGAGAAACATAAGAGTTTTTTCAAGACTGTTTTGcaggttgtttttcttttctaaaaacgTTGCCTTctcaatttggttttattttaatttcttgaaacaTTTTGATTGAGCTCAGATTCAGACCCCACATGTCAGCTTGTGCTGGCCAGATTGAAAGTTGCTATAATTATGTAAAATGTCTCATGAGCATTCAGACTAGTGGCAGGGACAGAGCAAGACTTTTGGCTCCCTTTGAGTCACCAAATGCTGTTTCAGTATGTAAATGATAATCAGTGATTTAGACCATTAATATCTGTTGCGAAATGCATCAATCATTTAACCTTCCTTGTTAAGTTAACATTTATGTGGGGACCATTTTCCCGTCTAGAGCCCTTTTTGTCCTTTATatggtctcaaattttgttctGGTGTTTTCAAACTATTCAttcatttaatgaaaaaatactCAATAAAGGTCATCATCTCCCGTATTATAGCATGACTTTAACTATCTAGAATATCTAATCCAATGTGCTTCATGCTgctgaaatttttgtttaattttaaataaagcaTATTGCTTCTTTCCAATATCCATCCTTTGCAGAATCGCCATCATAAGTCAACTTCCAAGGAAGCTGGCACAAATGATACAGAAAAAACGCCTGCAGATATATCACCTAAGAGGTTTGATAAATCTCCTGTTCCTTTTGgtttaatatttgttatttctttttgctTGATTGCTGTCTGCAAGAGCCATGTCTCCCTAGTTGCTTCTCACATTCAAATCCCTGTTGACTGTGCTGCTGCATCAGGGTGGAGAAGCCAAAGAACAAGGAATCGGGTTCTGTTCCTGAGAGAACTGGTTCAGTGCATCCTGGGAAGAGAAAGAGGGAGAAGAAACACAATGAGAACCCTCCCACCTCAAGCAAGCCTGGTATATCAACTGGTGATGGTAGCGGACGTGAAGGGGCTAAAAGAGCTAGGCACTTTGAGCATGAAAAATCAATCAAGGTTCGGTCAGAGGATGGTTGGAAGAAGAGGAATTTTAACAAAGAGCAAACTGGTGATGGGAAAAGAAAGATGGAGCATAGGAACACGAACAAGAAAGGCAAAGCGTCATTTCGTGGACCTAGTTCTGCTTCAAAATTACACAAACCCCAGAAAGCATGGAAGAAACAGAAACTCAACAACTGAGCGGCACCCGATTCCATTTACACAAACTAGTGAAACTTGCGAGGCAACAGAAAATCAGCCTCTGTTGATGCCCATGGAGTCCGAACCACCCATGCTTCTTGCACTGAATAGATATTGACAGTTATCGAAGTTCCTCCTTGGGCTGCTACTTAGCTAGCGATAGTCATTTATCGAGAGGTGGCTATTGGCAAGCCATATCATTGTCCAAGGTTCGGTCTTTTTAGCTGAACCATGGACGTAAAACTTATATAGCTACTGTGCGTCCAATATACAAGCAAGATGGGTCGGATCCTTGAATTCTGCCGATAAAGGAGCTTTTGTAACTTATTTCCTTTGAAGGCATAGAAAAGAGCAGGTACTGTTGGAAAACACCCAACGCTTTTGCCCTTtggttttattttgtatttgttacaCACCAGTCATCACAGTGACAGCCATTTGGATGGAGATGGAGTGCCTATTTACAAATTTTGATGTATATCATATTCTCTTTTGCTAATAACGTGTTAAAACACCATTTTGTTCACATTCAAACTGGGTACTTTCCATgacttgtttaatattttttaaccagTGCAAATCTGACAATAACAGTGATGATGTTTTATAAATGGAAAAGTTAGcactcaatgatttttttatatatatatttttagattattgtaataagttgatattaaaaatatttaaataatgctattttaatatattttcaataaaaaaaatttttaaaaataatttttcatacagATTTCAATTAAAACAATTGTATCTCAATCTATAATACAGATTTTAAACTAAGTTATTGTTGTAGCTAAGTGTAATAACTTTGATGAGATAAcgtttgtaataataaaaataaagtaataaatgTTTATtctcagataattttttttgacgAGGGCCAAAAAGGTAATTAGAAGTTGGAACTAAAATAACTGTAAACCCATTTTGAAAGGGTTTATCTATCCACGGTCCGAAGCTGTTTCTCTATCT
The Populus nigra chromosome 3, ddPopNigr1.1, whole genome shotgun sequence genome window above contains:
- the LOC133689820 gene encoding uncharacterized protein LOC133689820, whose protein sequence is MKHKKPEPEPETQLKNDTEICQQLLSRYSASTAPQHRHLLATAAALRSILTAESLPLTPSAYFAAAINNLSDSKTLDSTAIAALLSFVSIVVPLIEEKGIKDAKVKEAVAVLVEVAVEREGVGVGSLGCVVKCLGVMILGFCDLEKWDSVKAGFESLIKFSVDKRPKVRRSAHECLEKVFKSFRSSSVVKEASKLVFSLFKNYMPVALTLSESRIFDESKEETLSKLEHLEVIHMLNLLKVTVPYLSVKISSKVLPELVKLLRSDFSVLTRQIFQNIEAFFVSSSDEVIGPQQENIIDSLSGYLSLGQKNPVDTVLSAATLLRTILNKLGAGGSSSWTSNGHKIFGSTAGLLTDEATASQASDIMKELINHYIDPKEVVINESQSLDDSSQESEEANMIKSTCAVLENILNSCDGIPNEHLLGVISVLFKKLGDVSHIFMKNIILKLADLMNDVGRDKPDTNHLQNCMGSAVVAIGPEKMLMLLPISIDLDNFTCSNIWLVPILKDHVVGASLGYYMEHIVPLAKSFKQAGQKVRKSVIGQDLQAHAHGLWGLLPAFCRYPVDTHKKFGALAELMITSLKKYSFMHQNIAVALQVLVNQNRSVMLSKCDGGASNDNAVKDSVLECQNVATYSKKTATKNIKALASCSSKLLHALADLFVDSQSGKPSYIKDAIACLASISNSSVTQKVFMSLLKRFRFVTGEGEFQQPKSDGDELIEEEARSLNVQEKDVHRCVMMELASSLVVGAKTDFIDLIYNFVVFIFQATDVTGHCEAYHTLSRILQEHTWFCSSRFVELIDLLLGLKSPDDVATLKNRFACFHILIVHALEMNSEEKNTKAFLMLNEIIVILKDAREEARKVAYDTLLFISSSLRNSSCATSREAYQRLISMITGYLSGSSPYITSGAVSALSVLVYNDTEICLKVPDLVPSLLSLLQNKALEVIKAVLGFTKVLVSCLQAKDLQNFLSDIIIGVLPWSSVSRNHFRSKVTVILEIMIRKCGSSAVELDIPEKHKSFFKTVLQNRHHKSTSKEAGTNDTEKTPADISPKRVEKPKNKESGSVPERTGSVHPGKRKREKKHNENPPTSSKPGISTGDGSGREGAKRARHFEHEKSIKVRSEDGWKKRNFNKEQTGDGKRKMEHRNTNKKGKASFRGPSSASKLHKPQKAWKKQKLNN